DNA sequence from the Pseudodesulfovibrio sp. S3 genome:
TCGGAGGAGTTGGGGCAGCCATGGATACGGGGCTATTGGGCCTTCAGATAGCGCACCCCGGCTTCGAGCATGGTCAGGCCGAGCGGGATGTTCGGATCGGTGCCGCGAGTCCAGGACGGATGATTGGTGCGATGATTGTAGGCCTCTGGGTGGGGCATGAGGCCCAGGATGCGGCCCGAGGGATCGGTCAATCCGGCGATGCCCAGAGGAGAACCGTTGGGATTGTAAGGATATTCCAAGGTCGGCTCATTGGACTTTGGATCGACGTATTGGACCGCGATCAGGTTGTCGTCCTGAAGTGCCTGAAATGTGGCGGCATCCATGGGAATTATCTTGCCTTCGCCGTGCCGGATGGGAACATCCAGGCAATCGATGCCCTTGGTGAACACGCAGGGAGAGGCCGGGTTTGTTTTCAGGCGGACCCAGCGGTCTTCGAACCGGCCGGAGTCATTGTAGGATAAGGAGACCTGGCGTTCAAAATATTTGCCGCCGATGGCAGGGAGCAGGCCGAGTTTGCATAGCAGTTGAAAGCCGTTGCAGATACCCAGGATGATGCCGCCTTTGTCGAAGAATCCCTTGAGCTGGTCGAGCACGGGTTTGCCGTCAGCATCGTTGGACCAGCGCCAACGGAGCGCGGCTGCCTGGGCTGCTCCGAGATCGTCGCCGTCAAGAAAACCGCCTGGACAGAGCAGATAGTTATAGTCGTCCATGCGTACATGGCCTGCTGCAAGATCGGAAAAATATATGATATCGGCGTGATCCGCACCTGCCTGCTCAAGGGCGTAAGCTGATTCCTTTTCGCAGTTGGTGCCGTATCCGGTGATGACAAGGGCGTTGACGCGGGCCATGAAATTCTCCTCTTCGTATTGACTTTGTCGCATTACCCTGCAAAATTTGCTGAGCAGCGCGTGCTGGGCAGGAACATACGTGCCCGACGCATGACAGTCAACATGGCCGACAGATGATGTCGATCATGATATCGTATTGTAATTTAAGTATAACTAAGGGGCTTTCGAGCATATGAAAACCAAATTCATATTTATTACCGGTGGTGTTCTCTCTTCTCTGGGCAAAGGCCTGGCCGCGGCATCCATCGGGGCACTTCTCCAGGCCCGCGGCCTCAAGGCGACCATTCAGAAGCTTGATCCCTATATAAATGTCGACCCCGGCACCATGAATCCCTTTCAGCACGGTGAAGTGTATGTCACCAACGACGGTGCTGAAACCGATCTCGACCTGGGGCACTATGAACGGTATCTCGGCACTGCGTTGAGCCAGCAAAACAACTACACCTCCGGCTCCATCTACAACTCGGTTATTCAAAAAGAACGCCGTGGCGATTACCTGGGCGGTACGGTGCAGGTAATCCCGCATATCACGGACGCCATCAAGGAAGCGGTCATCAATCTGCCCAACGGCGAGGATGTGGCCCTGATCGAAATCGGCGGCACCGTTGGTGACATCGAAGGCCAGCCCTTCCTGGAAGCCATTCGTCAGCTCAAGAACGACCTGGGCAAGGAGAACGTCCTGTTCATCCACCTGACCCTGGTTCCCTACATCAAAGCCGCAGGCGAATTGAAGACCAAGCCCACCCAGCACTCGGTCAAGGAGCTTCGCAGTGTGGGCATTCAGCCCGACATCATTATTGCCCGTTCCGAGGTGGAACTGCCGAATGATCTCAAACAGAAGATCGCGCTCTTCTGCGATGTTGACCAGGATGCCGTTTTTACCGGTGTGGATGTCGAATCCATTTACGAAGTTCCCCTGAAATTTTATGAGGAAGGCGTCGACCAGAAGATCGCCATTCTCCTGAAACTGCCCGCTAAGAACGCCGAACTCGAACCCTGGGAAAAGCTCAATTACAGGCTCAAGAACCCCAAAGGGTCCGTCAAAATCGGTGTTATCGGCAAATATGTTGATCTGACCGAGGCTTACAAGAGTCTTCACGAAGCGTTGGTGCACGGTGGCGTGGCCAATGAAGTCAAGGTCGAGCTTGAATACGTGAATTCCGAGAAAGTGACTCCGGCCAACGTGGAGAAGAAGCTCAAGAGCCTGGACGGTATCCTTGTTCCCGGAGGATTCGGTTCCCGCGGTGTCGAGGGTAAGATTCTGGCCATCAAGTATGCCCGCGAAAACAAGGTGCCGTTCTTCGGCATCTGCCTTGGCATGCAGTGCGCCTGCATCGAATTTGCCCGCAATGTGATCGGCCTGGAGGGTGCCAATTCCGAGGAATTCGACAAGACCACTCCCCACAACATCATATATCTGATGAAAGAATGGTTCGACTTCCGCACCAAGAAGACGGAAACCCGCTGTGAGGAATCAGAAAAGGGCGGCACCATGCGTCTTGGAGCTTATCCGTGTAAGCTCAAGAAAGATTCCATCGCCTACGCTGCCTATAAGGCCGTGAAC
Encoded proteins:
- a CDS encoding phosphoribosylformylglycinamidine synthase subunit PurQ produces the protein MARVNALVITGYGTNCEKESAYALEQAGADHADIIYFSDLAAGHVRMDDYNYLLCPGGFLDGDDLGAAQAAALRWRWSNDADGKPVLDQLKGFFDKGGIILGICNGFQLLCKLGLLPAIGGKYFERQVSLSYNDSGRFEDRWVRLKTNPASPCVFTKGIDCLDVPIRHGEGKIIPMDAATFQALQDDNLIAVQYVDPKSNEPTLEYPYNPNGSPLGIAGLTDPSGRILGLMPHPEAYNHRTNHPSWTRGTDPNIPLGLTMLEAGVRYLKAQ
- a CDS encoding CTP synthase, with translation MKTKFIFITGGVLSSLGKGLAAASIGALLQARGLKATIQKLDPYINVDPGTMNPFQHGEVYVTNDGAETDLDLGHYERYLGTALSQQNNYTSGSIYNSVIQKERRGDYLGGTVQVIPHITDAIKEAVINLPNGEDVALIEIGGTVGDIEGQPFLEAIRQLKNDLGKENVLFIHLTLVPYIKAAGELKTKPTQHSVKELRSVGIQPDIIIARSEVELPNDLKQKIALFCDVDQDAVFTGVDVESIYEVPLKFYEEGVDQKIAILLKLPAKNAELEPWEKLNYRLKNPKGSVKIGVIGKYVDLTEAYKSLHEALVHGGVANEVKVELEYVNSEKVTPANVEKKLKSLDGILVPGGFGSRGVEGKILAIKYARENKVPFFGICLGMQCACIEFARNVIGLEGANSEEFDKTTPHNIIYLMKEWFDFRTKKTETRCEESEKGGTMRLGAYPCKLKKDSIAYAAYKAVNIDERHRHRFEYNNEYIAQFEENGMILSGTAPDDSLVEIVELPHQVHPWFLGCQFHPEFKSNPMNPHPLFRDFIKAAKDEKGKK